A part of Aspergillus flavus chromosome 1, complete sequence genomic DNA contains:
- a CDS encoding uncharacterized protein (domain of unknown function-domain containing protein) has translation MEDRSDHHLHRDDEPVTSDTRTEPRPPSPTATGHSRGEDRVERDALELHEIETQPDHEFGSSTASISSGEYRITTRRTASRTSQRTERSRAPRKGLLGKVQRFWTRNVVLTVPQKSNRDHFALERTFLAYIRTSVIIAMQGVLIAQLFRLQQQPSPTDQLTYYEVAIPLSVTCHCIAVIVAMIGACRFWKQQNAVALGTVYAGGWELNCIGLLIALIILALFVLSIVIIVELE, from the exons ATGGAAGACCGGTCCGACCATCACCTCCATCGGGATGATGAGCCTGTCACTTCCGACACGCGCACCGAACCCAGACCTCCGTCGCCGACTGCCACAGGTCATTCCCGCGGCGAAGATCGTGTCGAACGAGACGCTTTAGAACTCCATGAAATTGAGACACAGCCTGACCATGAATTCGGCTCCTCAACAGCATCAATCTCCTCCGGCGAATATCGCATTACTACTCGCCGGACGGCATCCCGCACCAGTCAACGCACGGAGCGAAGTCGAGCGCCACGTAAGGGGCTCTTAGGGAAGGTTCAACGATTCTGGACACGCAACGTGGTATTGACCGTGCCCCAGAAAAGTAACCGCGATCACTTTG CCCTGGAGCGGACATTCCTCGCCTATATCCGGACATCAGTTATCATAGCGATGCAAGGCGTACTAATCGCCCAGCTCTTTCGCCTTCAACAACAGCCTTCCCCCACTGATCAATTGACATACTATGAAGTGGCCATCCCACTTTCAGTAACGTGCCATTGCATTGCCGTCATTGTGGCAATGATTGGAGCGTGTCGTTTTTGGAAACAACAGAATGCTGTTGCATTGGGAACCGTTTATGCTGGCGGTTGGGAGTTGAACTGTATCGGACTGCTAATTGCATTG ATAATTTTGGCTCTTTTTGTCTTATCGATTGTGATCATTGTTGAACTTGAATAA
- a CDS encoding putative Rieske 2Fe-2S family protein (phenylpropionate dioxygenase), producing MASMLHYFNFGSKASTTKGAEVKPTPVRALPASWYTAQEMYELERRAIFSRRWLFITHSSRLKEAGDWLRYEVAGFDFVINRDRQGNINAFHNVCRHRAYPVIEEEGCGNKKIIACRYHGWSYGLNGKLAKAPGYQELDGFDKEKNGLFRIHVKVDVNGFIWVNMDAKEVPEVPWEEHFEDVDKQARYKENGINFEEYEFDHTYQMEGDYNWKILADNFNECYHCPTTHADIPAFLNLDSFDSDVKDGHIQHHCKSTPEQIQKGLNTASTYYFPNSSMTVTKHWMMVQKFLPKGPNHSTMAYEIWRHKDAKEEDFRLINDMYARVMGEDKVLCNNAQKNLNRGVFVNGELHPKYEKAPLFFQSTCREVVTEHFDREKKEGREIWPARQQLPNDAKVSAKDEEICSGLACGAQKEVLAW from the exons atggcttctATGCTTCACTACTTCAACTTCGGCAGCAAGGCCTCCACTACTAAGGGTGCGGAGGTTAAGCCTACCCCCGTCCGTGCTCTGCCGGCATCATGGTATACCGCTCAGGAGATGTATGAGCTCGAGCGCCGTGCGATCTTCTCGAGGAGATGGTTGTTCATCACCCACAGCTCGCGTCTCAAGGAGGCAGGGGACTGGCTCCGCTACGAAGTCGCGGGATTCGACTTCGTTATCAACCGTGATCGACAGGGAAACATCAACGCCTTCCACAACGTCTGCCGACACCGCGCGTACCCCGTcatcgaggaggagggttgcggaaacaagaagatcatcgcaTGTCGCTACCACGGCTGGTCCTACGGATTAAACGGCAAGCTGGCCAAGGCGCCCGGCTACCAGGAGTTGGATGGTTTCGATAAGGAGAAGAACGGTCTCTTCCGGATCCACGTCAAGGTCGATGTCAACGGCTTCATCTGGGTGAATATGGACGCGAAGGAAGTGCCCGAAGTTCCTTGGGAGGAGCACTTCGAGGACGTCGACAAGCAGGCGCGGTACAAAGAGAACGGCATCAACTTTGAGGAATACGAATTCGACCATACCTACCAGATGGAGGGCGACTACAACTGGAAGATTCTGGCGGACAACTTCAACGAGTGTTATCACTGCCCCACCACTCACGCAGATATTCCGGCATTCCTTAATCTGGACTCGTTTGACAGCGATGTCAAAGACGGACATATTCAGCACCATTGCAAATCTACACCAGAGCAGATCCAGAAAGGTCTGAACACCGCGAGTACCTACTACTTCCCCAACTCATCCATGACTGTCAC GAAACATTGGATGATGGTCCAAAAGTTCCTTCCGAAGGGTCCCAACCACTCGACCATGGCCTACGAAATCTGGAGACACAAGGACGCAAAGGAAGAGGACTTCAGACTGATCAATGACATGTATGCGCGTGTCATGGGAGAAGACAAGGTTCTCTGCAACAACGCACAGAAGAATCTCAACCGGGGTGTCTTTGTCAATGGCGAGCTGCACCCGAAGTATGAGAAGGCTCCCCTGTTCTTCCAGAGCACCTGTCGTGAGGTTGTCACGGAGCACTTTGACcgcgagaagaaggagggcCGGGAGATCTGGCCCGCGAGGCAGCAGTTGCCCAATGACGCCAAGGTCAGCGCCAAAGATGAGGAGATCTGCTCGGGTCTCGCTTGTGGAGCCCAGAAGGAGGTTTTGGCGTGGTGA
- a CDS encoding chaperonin 10-like protein, with product MTTQKAIVVTSPQQESLVTDRPIPALRDDYILVKTVAVALNPTDWKHIAFLAPPGALIGCDYAGIVEEVGKAVKKPFKKGDRVCGFTHGGNAVQHEDGAFAEYIVAKGDVQIRIPDNLSFQEAATLGVGISTVGQGLYQSLKLALPSEPIKEPEPILIYGGSTATGTLAIQFAKLSGYTVLTTCSPHNFDLVKRLGADAVFDYKDPNSAAEIRKYTNNNLKLVFDTISLEASSKYCEQAISTEGGDYGVLLSTSIDRENVTTRFTLAYTIIGEEFKFGDKVFPASAEDKAFAEKFWTISEKLLADGKVKVHQPKVNPGGLQGVLEGLKLLKEDKVSGEKLVYNVAETP from the coding sequence ATGACCACCCAGAAAGCCATTGTCGTTACCTCCCCGCAACAGGAGAGCCTGGTAACCGATCGACCCATTCCCGCTCTCCGCGATGATTACATCCTGGTCAAGACGGTCGCCGTCGCCCTGAACCCCACCGACTGGAAGCACATTGCATTCCTTGCCCCGCCCGGCGCGTTAATCGGATGCGACTACGCCGGCATCGTCGAAGAGGTTGGAAAAGCCGTCAAAAAGCCCTTCAAAAAGGGTGATCGCGTGTGTGGATTCACGCACGGAGGAAACGCCGTGCAGCACGAAGACGGAGCTTTTGCCGAGTACATCGTCGCCAAGGGAGATGTTCAGATCCGCATCCCCGATAACCTCAGCTTCCAGGAAGCGGCCACGCTGGGCGTGGGTATCTCGACGGTGGGGCAGGGTCTGTATCAGAGCTTGAAGCTTGCGCTGCCGTCGGAGCCGATTAAGGAACCGGAGCCGATTCTCATTTACGGTGGCTCGACGGCTACCGGTACGCTGGCGATTCAGTTTGCTAAGCTGTCTGGTTATACGGTTTTGACTACTTGTTCACCGCATAACTTCGATCTGGTTAAACGGCTCGGCGCGGATGCGGTCTTTGATTACAAAGATCCTAATTCGGCGGCGGAGATTCGCAAGTACACTAATAACAACCTGAAGTTGGTTTTTGATACAATTTCGCTGGAGGCTAGCTCAAAGTACTGCGAGCAGGCTATTTCCACTGAGGGTGGTGATTATGGTGTTCTCCTCTCTACATCTATCGATCGTGAGAATGTCACTACTCGTTTTACACTCGCCTACACTATTATCGGCGAAGAGTTTAAATTCGGCGATAAGGTCTTCCCTGCCAGTGCGGAGGACAAGGCATTTGCCGAAAAATTCTGGACTATTTCAGAGAAGCTGTTGGCTGATGGCAAGGTCAAGGTCCACCAGCCGAAGGTGAACCCCGGAGGTTTGCAGGGTGTCTTGGAGGGGCTGAAGCTCTTGAAGGAGGACAAGGTCAGCGGGGAAAAGCTGGTGTACAATGTTGCTGAAACGCCCTAG